GTGCGGAATCATCGGTGGCGGTTGGTGCCGCTGGCCTTTGTATTTGCTGCCGGCGTGGCCACCGTGATGATCCCGGTAACGCTCGGACTCAGCCTGTTGACCGAGAGCTTGCTGCGATACCACGGCCTTGTGTATGGGTTTGGTGCGTTGCTGCTGCTTGTCATGGCGGTGGTCTCGGTGAGTGGCGGGTCCTGGTCGTTGCCGTTCCTGCGCGGGTCACCCGACATCTCTCGCACCGATTCGGCCGGTGTTTACGCGCTGGGGGTGTTCTCTGGAGCAGCCAGCGCATGCTGTGCCCCTGTTCTAGTTGGTGTCCTCACACTTTCGGCGGTTTCGCCCGGGTTTGTTGCGGGGATTGGAATCGGTCTGGCCTACGTATTCGGGATGGTCTTCCCTCTGGTGATCATGACTCTCCTGTGGGACGGTCTGCGACCTGACCGTGAGTTCATCGGCTCAAAACCGGTCTCTCTTCGTCTTGGCCCGATTCGGATTGCGACCACCGTGGCTGGGGTGGCGGCGTCACTGCTGTTCCTGGCCATGTCGATCGTATTGGCGGTTGTGGCCATCACAGGAGCGTCACTCACCCCATCGTTCTCTACCAACCTCGCCGGACGTATCGAGGACGCCGTCGCGCCGTGGATTGCCAGGCTGGCCTGGATCCCGGGGCCGGTCATAGGGCTTGTGCTTATCGGGTTGGCGGTCGGCGCCGTTGCGCTCTCGTCACGGCGCCGATGAGAAACTGACGATATCAAAAGACCTGAAGATGGGAGTTGCCATGACCAAGACATTGACGAAACGGCCAACCGGAAGTGATCGCCGAAAGCGGTGGTTCTCGACGCTGAGGTGGTTCGGGTTCCTGCTCATTCCGGCATTACTGGTTCTGTTGGTTGCGGTCTCAGCTAACACCCCCAAACAGCAAGCCACTCCTGACCGGGCGACTCCGTTTGAACTGGTCGCCACCAACGGACAGATGATCTCGCTTGATGAGGCCTTGGCGGCCGGCGATGCCCTGCTCTACTTTTCGATGGGCACCGGTTGCGACGGTTGCTTCGCGCAAATCCCTGAACTCGAACAGGCGCTAAATGAGCGTGGAATCACCCTTGTACCGATCATGGTCAATCCCCCACTCGCAGTCGCCGCCGAGGCGGCCAGGTTCGGGATCGAAATGCCCATTCTCATTGACGCCGACCTCACCGTGTCGCGTGCCTATGGGA
The nucleotide sequence above comes from Acidimicrobiia bacterium. Encoded proteins:
- a CDS encoding cytochrome c biogenesis protein CcdA, with amino-acid sequence MPLAFVFAAGVATVMIPVTLGLSLLTESLLRYHGLVYGFGALLLLVMAVVSVSGGSWSLPFLRGSPDISRTDSAGVYALGVFSGAASACCAPVLVGVLTLSAVSPGFVAGIGIGLAYVFGMVFPLVIMTLLWDGLRPDREFIGSKPVSLRLGPIRIATTVAGVAASLLFLAMSIVLAVVAITGASLTPSFSTNLAGRIEDAVAPWIARLAWIPGPVIGLVLIGLAVGAVALSSRRR
- a CDS encoding redoxin family protein; translation: MTKTLTKRPTGSDRRKRWFSTLRWFGFLLIPALLVLLVAVSANTPKQQATPDRATPFELVATNGQMISLDEALAAGDALLYFSMGTGCDGCFAQIPELEQALNERGITLVPIMVNPPLAVAAEAARFGIEMPILIDADLTVSRAYGMIGVYGHADRPSHSFALVRQTGEIAWVRHYAEMFVPAESLFDELDAALGT